In Streptomyces sp. SLBN-118, the following are encoded in one genomic region:
- the fabG gene encoding 3-oxoacyl-ACP reductase FabG, producing MTQNTARVALVTGATSGIGLATARLLATQGHRVYIGARNAENITATVKELQAEGLDVDGSVVDVTDGEAVAAFVQAAVDRFGPIDVLVNNAGRSGGGVTADIADELWDDVIDTNLNSVFRLTKAVLNTGAMRHKDRGRIINIASTAGKQGVVLGAPYSASKHGVVGFTKALGNELAPTGITVNAVCPGYVETPMAQRVRQGYAAAYDTSEAAILEKFQAKIPLGRYSTPEEVAGLVGYLASDTAASITAQAFNVCGGLGNF from the coding sequence ATGACACAGAACACGGCACGCGTCGCCCTGGTGACGGGCGCGACCAGCGGGATCGGTCTCGCGACGGCCAGGCTGCTGGCCACGCAGGGCCACCGGGTGTACATCGGCGCGCGCAACGCCGAGAACATCACCGCCACGGTCAAGGAGCTGCAGGCCGAAGGGCTCGACGTCGACGGCTCGGTCGTCGACGTGACCGACGGAGAGGCCGTGGCGGCGTTCGTCCAGGCCGCCGTCGACCGCTTCGGCCCGATCGACGTACTGGTCAACAACGCCGGCCGGTCGGGCGGCGGAGTGACCGCCGACATCGCCGACGAGCTGTGGGACGACGTGATCGACACCAACCTCAACAGCGTCTTCCGGCTCACCAAGGCGGTGCTCAACACCGGCGCCATGCGGCACAAGGACCGCGGCAGGATCATCAACATCGCCTCCACCGCGGGCAAGCAGGGCGTCGTGCTCGGCGCGCCGTACTCGGCGTCCAAGCACGGTGTGGTCGGCTTCACCAAGGCACTCGGCAACGAGCTGGCGCCCACCGGCATCACGGTCAACGCCGTGTGCCCCGGCTATGTCGAGACACCCATGGCCCAGCGGGTGCGGCAGGGCTACGCCGCCGCGTACGACACCTCGGAGGCGGCGATCCTCGAGAAGTTCCAGGCGAAGATCCCCCTCGGCCGCTACTCCACCCCCGAAGAGGTCGCCGGACTCGTCGGCTATCTCGCATCGGACACGGCCGCCTCCATCACCGCGCAGGCATTCAACGTCTGCGGCGGCCTCGGCAACTTCTGA
- a CDS encoding acyl carrier protein encodes MATKLFTIDDLKRILLQAAGADEGVDLDGDILDTPFAVLGYESLALLETGGFIEREYGISLDDDDVADAGTPRALIDAVNAQLVPVQAA; translated from the coding sequence ATGGCCACCAAGCTTTTCACCATCGACGACCTCAAGCGCATCCTGCTCCAGGCCGCCGGCGCGGACGAGGGCGTCGACCTGGACGGCGACATCCTGGACACGCCCTTCGCCGTTCTCGGCTACGAGTCGCTGGCGCTCCTGGAGACCGGGGGCTTCATCGAGCGGGAGTACGGGATATCGCTCGACGACGACGATGTCGCCGACGCGGGGACCCCGCGCGCCCTCATCGACGCCGTCAACGCGCAGCTGGTGCCCGTCCAGGCAGCCTGA
- a CDS encoding ketosynthase chain-length factor: MTSSVVVTGLGIASPNGLGAQDYWAATLSGKSGIGRITRFDPSGYPSRLAGEIPGFEAEQYLPSRLIPQTDRMTRIALVAADWALADAGVRPEDLPEFDMGVVTASASGGFAFGQGELQKLWSQGSQFVSAYQSFAWFYAVNSGQISIRNGIKGPSGVVVSDQAGGLDAVAHARRQIRKGTSLVVSGAVDASLCPWGWVAQLAGGKLSTSDEPTRAYLPFDRDARGYVPGEGGAILILEDAESARARGTRVYGEISGYGATIDPRPSMGRPSEEHGPGREPGLRKAIDIALADADIAPGDVDVVFADGAGVPALDRIEAEAITAVFGVRGVPVTAPKTMTGRLYSGAAPLDLATAFLAIEEGVIPPTVHIDPCPEYVLDLVLSQPRPADVRTALVLARGHGGFNSAMVVRAPGSTA, from the coding sequence ATGACCTCGTCGGTAGTGGTCACCGGCCTGGGCATCGCCTCTCCCAACGGGCTCGGCGCACAGGACTACTGGGCGGCGACCCTGAGCGGCAAGAGCGGCATCGGCCGCATCACCCGCTTCGACCCGTCCGGCTACCCGTCCCGGCTGGCCGGGGAGATCCCCGGCTTCGAGGCGGAGCAGTATCTGCCCAGCCGCCTCATCCCGCAGACCGACCGCATGACGCGGATCGCGCTGGTGGCCGCCGACTGGGCGCTCGCGGATGCCGGGGTACGGCCGGAGGACCTTCCCGAGTTCGACATGGGCGTCGTCACCGCTAGCGCGTCGGGCGGTTTCGCTTTCGGCCAGGGCGAGTTGCAGAAACTGTGGAGCCAGGGCAGCCAGTTCGTTTCCGCGTACCAGTCATTCGCCTGGTTCTACGCCGTCAACAGCGGCCAGATATCCATCCGTAACGGCATCAAGGGCCCCAGCGGCGTCGTCGTCAGCGACCAGGCCGGCGGCCTGGACGCTGTGGCCCACGCCCGCCGGCAGATCCGCAAGGGGACCAGCCTGGTCGTGTCCGGCGCCGTCGACGCGTCGCTCTGCCCCTGGGGCTGGGTGGCTCAGCTCGCCGGCGGCAAGCTCAGCACGAGCGACGAACCGACGAGGGCGTACCTGCCCTTCGACCGCGACGCGCGCGGATATGTGCCGGGTGAGGGAGGCGCGATCCTCATCCTCGAGGACGCCGAGTCCGCCAGGGCCCGGGGTACCCGCGTCTACGGCGAGATCTCCGGCTACGGGGCGACCATCGACCCCAGGCCGAGCATGGGCCGGCCCAGCGAGGAGCACGGACCCGGACGCGAGCCGGGCCTGCGCAAGGCCATCGACATCGCTCTCGCCGACGCGGACATCGCCCCCGGCGACGTGGACGTGGTCTTCGCCGACGGCGCGGGCGTCCCCGCACTCGACCGTATCGAGGCCGAGGCGATCACCGCGGTCTTCGGTGTCCGCGGGGTCCCCGTCACGGCACCCAAGACGATGACCGGACGCCTGTACTCGGGCGCGGCCCCGCTCGACCTGGCGACCGCCTTCCTCGCCATTGAGGAAGGCGTCATCCCGCCCACCGTGCACATCGACCCCTGCCCCGAGTACGTCCTGGACCTGGTCCTGTCCCAGCCGCGCCCCGCCGACGTGCGGACCGCGCTGGTGCTTGCCCGGGGCCACGGCGGATTCAACTCCGCCATGGTCGTGCGCGCTCCCGGCAGCACCGCGTGA
- a CDS encoding beta-ketoacyl synthase, which yields MSGRRVVITGLEVIAPGGVGAKSFWDLLSDGRTATRGITFFDPAPFRSRVAAEIDFCPYGHGLSPQEVRRMDRAAQFAVVASRGAVEDSGIDVGGLDPYRIGVTVGSAVGATMGLDEEYRVVSDGGRLDLVDHRYAAPHLYNHLVPSSFAAEVAWAVGAQGPSTVVSTGCTSGIDAVGYGVELLREGSVDIMIAGASDAPISPITMACFDAIKATTPRYDDPQRASRPFDGTRNGFVLGEGSAFFVLEELESARKRGAHIYAEIAGYATRSNAYHMTGLRPDGAEMAEAIRVALDEARMNADAIDYINAHGSGTKQNDRHETAAFKKSLGDHAYRTPVSSIKSMVGHSLGAIGSIEIAASALAMEYDVVPPTANLHTPDPECDLDYVPLTARDQLVDAVLTVGSGFGGFQSAMVLASHERSLI from the coding sequence GTGAGCGGGCGCAGGGTGGTCATCACCGGTCTGGAGGTCATCGCCCCAGGCGGGGTGGGGGCCAAGAGCTTCTGGGACCTGCTGAGCGACGGACGAACCGCGACCCGCGGGATCACCTTCTTCGACCCCGCCCCGTTCCGCTCCCGGGTGGCCGCCGAGATCGACTTCTGCCCCTACGGCCACGGGCTGAGCCCGCAGGAGGTCCGGCGCATGGACCGGGCCGCGCAGTTCGCCGTGGTCGCCTCGCGCGGCGCGGTCGAGGACAGCGGTATCGACGTCGGCGGCCTCGACCCGTACCGCATCGGCGTCACCGTGGGCAGCGCCGTGGGCGCCACGATGGGGCTCGACGAGGAGTACCGGGTCGTCAGCGACGGTGGCCGGCTGGATCTCGTGGACCACCGGTACGCGGCCCCGCACCTCTACAACCACCTGGTGCCCAGCTCGTTCGCGGCCGAGGTCGCCTGGGCCGTCGGCGCGCAGGGGCCGAGCACCGTCGTCTCCACGGGCTGCACCTCCGGCATCGATGCGGTCGGCTACGGCGTCGAGCTGCTGCGGGAAGGCTCCGTCGACATCATGATCGCTGGCGCGTCCGACGCCCCGATCTCGCCGATCACCATGGCCTGCTTCGACGCCATCAAGGCCACGACCCCGCGCTACGACGACCCGCAGCGCGCCTCACGTCCCTTCGACGGCACCCGTAACGGGTTCGTACTCGGAGAGGGCAGCGCCTTCTTCGTCCTGGAGGAGCTGGAAAGCGCTCGCAAGCGCGGCGCCCACATCTACGCGGAGATCGCGGGCTACGCCACCCGCAGCAACGCGTACCACATGACCGGACTGCGCCCGGACGGCGCGGAGATGGCAGAGGCGATCCGGGTCGCGCTCGACGAGGCGCGGATGAACGCCGACGCGATCGACTACATCAACGCCCACGGCTCAGGCACCAAGCAGAACGACCGGCACGAGACCGCGGCGTTCAAGAAGAGCCTCGGCGACCACGCCTACCGCACCCCCGTCAGCTCCATCAAGTCCATGGTCGGGCACTCGCTGGGCGCCATCGGCTCCATCGAGATCGCCGCCTCCGCGCTGGCGATGGAGTACGACGTCGTGCCGCCGACGGCCAATCTGCACACCCCCGACCCGGAGTGCGACCTCGACTACGTACCCCTCACCGCGCGCGACCAGCTCGTCGACGCGGTCCTCACCGTCGGCAGCGGCTTCGGCGGATTCCAGAGCGCCATGGTTCTCGCCAGTCACGAAAGGAGCCTGATATGA
- a CDS encoding TcmI family type II polyketide cyclase, translating into MNSTLIVARMAPGSSAEVARLFADFDATDMPRLMGTRRRQLFSYRGLYFHLQDFDEDNGGELIEQAKTDPRFVGISDDLKPFIEAYDPATWRSPSDAMATRFYTWKASA; encoded by the coding sequence ATGAACAGCACGCTGATCGTCGCCCGGATGGCACCCGGTTCCAGCGCTGAGGTGGCCAGGCTGTTTGCCGACTTCGACGCGACGGACATGCCCCGGCTCATGGGAACACGCCGCCGCCAGCTGTTCTCCTACCGGGGCCTGTACTTCCACCTGCAGGACTTCGACGAGGACAACGGCGGCGAGCTCATCGAACAGGCCAAGACCGATCCCCGCTTCGTCGGGATCAGCGATGACCTGAAGCCGTTCATCGAGGCGTACGACCCGGCCACCTGGCGCTCGCCGTCCGACGCCATGGCCACCCGCTTCTACACCTGGAAGGCCTCGGCGTGA
- a CDS encoding antibiotic biosynthesis monooxygenase yields MPIISTEDQHLTVLNLFTTDAPEKQDKLLAEMRKIVDAATYEGWISSTVHAGQDKPGTANFIQWRSGEDLQARYAGEEFKHRTLPVFGEITTSIRLLQNEIAFTQRHPSAGEAIEISPTRDDLTVIEVFGVAEGDQGDLVDALGPSQDWLLDVPGYRSHSVLRGLAARGLEGSFVVVYSQWADKDSYDAFRAVPRSEQSPARQKSQARVEALATSSDWNTYRVVHTRSAGQ; encoded by the coding sequence ATGCCCATCATCTCCACCGAGGACCAGCATCTGACCGTCCTCAACCTGTTCACGACCGACGCCCCCGAGAAGCAGGACAAGCTCCTGGCGGAGATGCGGAAGATCGTCGACGCCGCGACGTACGAGGGCTGGATCTCCAGTACCGTGCACGCCGGCCAGGACAAGCCGGGCACCGCGAACTTCATCCAGTGGCGCAGCGGGGAGGACCTTCAGGCGCGGTACGCCGGCGAGGAGTTCAAGCACCGCACGCTCCCCGTCTTCGGCGAGATCACCACGTCGATCCGGCTGCTCCAGAACGAGATCGCGTTCACCCAGCGCCACCCGTCCGCAGGCGAGGCGATCGAGATCTCGCCCACCCGCGACGACCTCACCGTGATCGAGGTCTTCGGGGTCGCCGAGGGCGACCAGGGCGACCTGGTCGACGCCCTGGGCCCGTCCCAGGACTGGCTGCTCGACGTCCCGGGCTACCGATCCCACAGCGTCCTGCGCGGTCTGGCCGCCCGGGGCCTGGAGGGCTCCTTCGTCGTCGTCTACTCCCAGTGGGCCGACAAGGACTCCTACGACGCCTTCCGCGCCGTACCGCGCAGCGAGCAGTCCCCGGCCCGGCAGAAGTCGCAGGCCCGCGTCGAGGCCCTGGCGACGAGCAGTGACTGGAACACCTACCGCGTCGTCCACACACGCTCGGCCGGCCAGTGA
- a CDS encoding FAD-dependent monooxygenase has translation MDTFDADVIIVGAGPTGLMLAGELGLKGVSATVVERLAEPIKESRALGFSARTVEEFNQRGLLSRLGDVDVIPAGHFGGIPLDYRVIGGGSYGARGIPQSRTEAMLGAWAVEQGVEIRRSLEVCGLDADDDGVSVQLSGPEGTSALRARYVVGCDGARSTVRRLAGIDFPGTDPAVELRFADVAGVPLRPRFSGERVPGGMVMVLPIGPDRSRIIYFDRDEPLRTSPEPITFEEVSAAFQRLSGEDISGATPLWVSSTTDISRQAAEYRRGRVFLAGDAAHIHLPIGAQGMSAGVQDAVNLGWKLALDIQGKAPHGLLDTYHSERHPVGARILANTLAQRILYLSGDEMTPLLGVLAELTQHGSVQRHLVGMVTGLDIRHDVGPGDHPLLGRRLPDKDVVIGGRKTSSSELLHSGRGVLLDLKGDPQLRDIAAGWAGRVDRVTADDPDCDAPMDGILVRPDGYVAWASPSGSRTDGLADALGRWFGLPD, from the coding sequence ATGGACACCTTTGACGCGGACGTGATCATTGTAGGGGCCGGACCCACCGGACTCATGCTCGCGGGCGAGCTGGGTCTCAAGGGAGTCTCGGCCACAGTCGTCGAGCGGCTTGCCGAACCCATCAAGGAATCGCGGGCTCTTGGTTTCTCGGCGCGTACCGTCGAGGAATTCAATCAGCGGGGCCTGCTGTCCCGTCTGGGCGACGTCGACGTTATTCCGGCCGGTCATTTCGGGGGCATTCCTCTCGACTACCGTGTGATCGGCGGAGGTTCGTACGGAGCCCGCGGAATTCCCCAGTCGCGTACCGAGGCCATGCTGGGCGCCTGGGCAGTCGAACAGGGCGTGGAGATACGCCGGTCGCTGGAGGTCTGCGGCCTCGACGCGGACGACGACGGCGTGAGCGTGCAGCTCAGCGGGCCCGAGGGCACCAGTGCGCTGCGCGCCCGGTACGTGGTGGGCTGCGACGGCGCGCGCAGCACCGTGCGCCGACTGGCCGGAATCGACTTTCCCGGCACCGACCCCGCCGTCGAGCTGCGCTTCGCCGACGTCGCGGGCGTCCCGCTGCGGCCGCGTTTCAGTGGCGAACGCGTGCCGGGCGGCATGGTGATGGTGCTGCCGATCGGCCCCGACCGCAGCAGGATCATCTACTTCGACCGGGACGAACCGCTGCGCACCAGCCCCGAGCCGATCACCTTCGAGGAGGTGTCCGCCGCCTTCCAGCGGCTGTCGGGCGAAGACATCAGCGGCGCCACGCCGCTGTGGGTCAGCTCCACCACCGACATCAGCCGTCAGGCCGCCGAGTACCGGCGCGGCCGCGTCTTCCTGGCCGGCGACGCGGCGCACATCCACCTGCCCATCGGGGCCCAGGGAATGAGCGCGGGCGTGCAGGACGCCGTCAACCTCGGCTGGAAGCTTGCCCTGGACATCCAGGGCAAGGCGCCCCACGGTCTGCTCGACACGTACCACAGCGAGCGCCACCCGGTCGGCGCCCGCATCCTGGCCAACACCCTTGCCCAGCGCATCCTCTACCTGAGCGGGGACGAGATGACGCCGCTGCTCGGGGTCCTCGCCGAGCTGACGCAGCACGGGTCGGTCCAGCGTCACCTCGTCGGCATGGTCACCGGCCTCGACATCCGCCATGACGTCGGCCCCGGCGACCACCCGCTGCTGGGACGGCGCCTCCCGGACAAGGACGTGGTCATCGGCGGCAGGAAGACCAGCAGTTCGGAGCTTCTGCACTCAGGACGCGGCGTACTGCTCGACCTGAAGGGCGACCCGCAGCTGCGCGACATCGCCGCCGGATGGGCCGGCCGGGTCGACAGGGTCACCGCCGACGACCCCGACTGCGACGCCCCGATGGACGGAATCCTCGTGCGCCCCGACGGCTATGTCGCCTGGGCCTCACCCTCCGGCTCACGCACCGACGGTCTGGCCGACGCGCTCGGCCGCTGGTTCGGCCTGCCCGACTGA
- a CDS encoding nuclear transport factor 2 family protein, protein MTSTRSTAEIGSLLDRYLVGLDDEKLDDDWAKRLFTDDTVVEFPMSRHEGIDGLAAYHRSALAAFERTQHLGSPAVVEIHGERARLRANLISTHVHLPQGELPGGERPPLFATGTFVTGEARRTSEGWRLSLLSFRLIWATGNPPAPRA, encoded by the coding sequence ATGACCTCAACCCGATCCACCGCCGAAATAGGCTCACTTCTGGACCGTTACCTGGTCGGCCTCGACGATGAAAAACTCGACGACGACTGGGCGAAAAGGCTGTTCACCGACGACACGGTCGTCGAGTTCCCGATGAGCCGGCACGAAGGGATCGACGGCCTCGCCGCCTATCACCGCAGCGCGCTTGCGGCCTTCGAGCGGACGCAGCATCTGGGCTCGCCGGCCGTCGTCGAAATCCACGGTGAGCGGGCCCGGCTGCGGGCCAACCTCATCTCGACCCATGTCCATCTGCCGCAGGGCGAACTGCCGGGCGGCGAGCGGCCGCCTCTGTTCGCCACCGGCACGTTCGTGACCGGCGAGGCCCGACGGACGAGCGAGGGCTGGCGGCTGAGCCTGCTGTCGTTCCGCCTGATCTGGGCCACCGGGAACCCGCCCGCACCGCGTGCGTGA
- a CDS encoding pyridoxamine 5'-phosphate oxidase family protein, translated as MPRSGARTDIPTMPPQAEEFLAAPQVGTLTTLRPDGTLHAAPVRFTWDAAAGLARVLTVASSRKARNLVAAPGSRIALCQVDGFSWVTLEGTATVSEDRRRVAEGVRRYARRYWSAPPSPADRVIIEIAVDRVLSLNL; from the coding sequence ATGCCGCGCTCAGGAGCACGTACGGACATCCCGACGATGCCGCCCCAGGCCGAGGAATTCCTGGCCGCGCCGCAGGTCGGCACGCTGACCACCCTGCGGCCCGACGGAACCCTGCACGCCGCGCCAGTACGGTTCACCTGGGACGCCGCAGCCGGACTCGCCCGGGTCCTGACGGTCGCCTCCTCGCGCAAGGCCAGGAACCTCGTCGCCGCCCCCGGCAGCCGGATCGCGCTGTGCCAGGTGGACGGCTTCAGCTGGGTCACGCTCGAAGGCACCGCCACCGTCAGTGAGGACCGCCGGCGCGTGGCCGAAGGCGTGCGGCGCTATGCCAGGCGCTACTGGTCCGCGCCGCCCAGCCCGGCCGACCGCGTGATCATCGAGATCGCCGTCGACCGGGTGCTGAGCCTCAATCTGTGA
- a CDS encoding condensation domain-containing protein, whose amino-acid sequence MTKAGHPCHPGDGGDEPFITQHPPHPERPDSPAGEHPGDGPLLPDGTPECTTLSAGAPEGSDCVPLTPQQHSLLLDAIAHPGTGRYVEQLVWRWQGPLDTLRFTAAWQAVFDRESVLRAAFDVLGEPRIVLHEHVRAQVVRHAAGAVAWDELVERDRLSGFDLGSPGLLRITLVDEPPAPAGPPAAATRILLTHHHVLLDGWSVVVLLQEFYRAYLAGGELPGGERRPDIRDYTRWLAAQDTGPARGFWSRALTGTAPPLTLMRPGPGPVTGQRGHGRAAARLDAAEAELLRTWAAGHAATEAGALQALWAILLYRASDARGPAPVGFGVAVSGRGIPLEVAERLPGLLMNVLPMTIQVDPAQHLPLLLAQLRDLTLDMAAYEWVSLEQIQAWSGRPADEQLLDSVLVFAHCPRMADGLETALAAQDICVSLPGAVGSPAAYPVVLLAGRDADGGLALTAVHDRGRIADDAAGQLLGQCIRLLRQLPHTADDTTVGDILHLLCEQDPPPVTG is encoded by the coding sequence ATGACGAAGGCAGGCCACCCGTGCCACCCCGGGGACGGAGGTGACGAACCATTCATCACCCAGCATCCTCCGCACCCGGAGCGGCCGGACTCCCCGGCGGGGGAGCACCCCGGCGACGGCCCACTTCTGCCCGACGGCACCCCGGAATGCACCACGCTGTCGGCCGGCGCCCCTGAGGGGTCCGACTGCGTGCCGCTGACCCCGCAGCAGCACAGCCTGCTGCTTGACGCGATCGCGCACCCGGGCACCGGCCGCTATGTCGAGCAACTGGTCTGGCGATGGCAAGGCCCGCTGGACACCCTCCGGTTCACCGCCGCCTGGCAGGCCGTCTTCGACCGTGAGAGTGTCCTGCGCGCCGCATTCGACGTGCTTGGCGAGCCCCGTATCGTCCTGCACGAGCATGTCAGGGCCCAGGTCGTCCGGCATGCCGCGGGCGCCGTCGCCTGGGACGAGCTCGTCGAGCGGGACCGGCTGAGCGGCTTCGACCTCGGCAGCCCGGGTCTGCTGCGGATCACCCTCGTCGACGAGCCCCCGGCCCCGGCGGGCCCGCCTGCGGCCGCCACCCGGATCCTGCTCACGCACCACCATGTCCTGCTGGACGGCTGGAGCGTCGTCGTCCTGCTGCAGGAGTTCTACCGGGCCTATCTCGCCGGGGGCGAACTGCCCGGAGGCGAGCGCCGCCCCGACATCCGTGACTACACCCGCTGGCTGGCGGCTCAGGACACCGGCCCGGCCCGGGGGTTCTGGTCCCGGGCCCTGACCGGCACCGCGCCCCCGCTGACCCTGATGCGGCCCGGGCCCGGGCCCGTCACCGGCCAACGGGGCCACGGCCGCGCCGCTGCCCGGCTCGACGCCGCCGAGGCCGAACTGCTGCGTACCTGGGCGGCGGGCCACGCCGCTACCGAGGCCGGAGCTCTGCAGGCCCTTTGGGCGATCCTGCTGTACAGGGCCAGTGACGCCCGTGGCCCGGCGCCAGTGGGATTCGGCGTCGCCGTGTCCGGCCGCGGCATCCCGCTGGAGGTCGCCGAGCGGCTCCCCGGACTGCTGATGAACGTGCTGCCCATGACCATCCAGGTCGACCCGGCGCAGCACCTGCCGCTGCTGCTGGCCCAACTGCGTGACCTGACACTGGACATGGCCGCGTACGAATGGGTGTCGCTGGAGCAGATCCAGGCGTGGAGCGGCCGCCCCGCCGACGAGCAGCTCCTCGACAGCGTGCTCGTCTTCGCGCACTGTCCGCGGATGGCCGACGGCCTCGAGACGGCTCTCGCCGCGCAGGACATCTGCGTCTCACTGCCCGGCGCCGTCGGCTCGCCCGCCGCGTACCCCGTCGTCCTGCTCGCCGGCCGCGACGCCGACGGCGGCCTCGCCCTCACTGCCGTGCACGACCGCGGCAGGATCGCCGACGACGCAGCCGGCCAACTCCTGGGCCAGTGCATCCGGTTGCTGCGGCAGCTGCCCCACACAGCCGACGACACGACCGTAGGCGACATCCTTCATCTGCTCTGCGAGCAGGACCCGCCACCCGTCACGGGCTGA
- a CDS encoding 4'-phosphopantetheinyl transferase superfamily protein — MDEPTIAAPVHVPRPEGPWHAVHRNLTETGSAVVYTTWGEWLPAVLTTPGLRRLLGHDWTRYRRTADATVRFRFAAARLLIKYAAGAALCTQPASLDLAYRLGGRPYLRGFDQIEVSLTHTGELIVVALSRIGRIGVDAEPVGRPLRLDLLRSQMCTPAEAAELDALPENEQSAQALRLWTLKEAYTKALGQGMRLAFTEFGFGLHGGRLRAPDGSAGSHGEWGFATHRELGRYLISIACHDAGLDPAGDTSVCTMLDEGFLTAMTQRLTAEDDPGPSRV; from the coding sequence ATGGACGAGCCGACCATTGCCGCGCCGGTCCACGTGCCGCGGCCCGAAGGGCCATGGCATGCCGTACACCGGAACCTGACGGAGACGGGCAGCGCGGTGGTGTACACAACGTGGGGCGAGTGGCTGCCCGCCGTGCTCACCACACCGGGGCTGCGCCGGCTGCTCGGCCACGACTGGACCCGCTACCGCCGTACGGCCGATGCCACGGTGCGCTTCCGCTTCGCGGCCGCCCGCCTGCTCATCAAGTACGCGGCGGGCGCCGCGCTGTGCACCCAGCCCGCATCCCTCGACCTCGCCTACCGGCTCGGCGGCCGCCCGTATCTGCGCGGCTTCGACCAGATCGAGGTGAGCCTGACGCACACCGGCGAGCTCATCGTGGTCGCGCTGAGCCGGATCGGCCGCATCGGTGTGGACGCGGAACCGGTCGGCCGCCCGCTGCGACTGGACCTGCTGAGGTCCCAGATGTGCACCCCGGCCGAGGCGGCCGAGCTGGACGCGCTCCCCGAGAACGAACAGAGCGCGCAGGCCCTGCGGTTGTGGACCTTGAAGGAGGCCTACACCAAGGCGCTGGGCCAGGGCATGCGGCTGGCGTTCACCGAGTTCGGCTTCGGCCTGCACGGCGGCCGGCTGCGCGCCCCCGACGGGAGCGCGGGTTCCCACGGTGAATGGGGCTTTGCCACCCATCGGGAGCTCGGCCGCTATCTGATCAGCATCGCCTGCCACGACGCCGGCCTCGACCCGGCGGGCGACACCTCGGTGTGCACCATGCTCGACGAGGGATTCCTGACGGCGATGACACAACGCCTCACCGCTGAGGACGACCCGGGGCCGTCCAGGGTATGA